DNA from Gossypium arboreum isolate Shixiya-1 unplaced genomic scaffold, ASM2569848v2 Contig00736, whole genome shotgun sequence:
GGCATTGCACGTAAGTGATACTTGAAGCAATTTGTTTCATGATTGCCTGCATTTTtctcataataaaaaaaaaaaagcgctTGTTTCTTGATGTTAAATAGTATCAATTGTTAGTATCAACCATTGGAAAAGGAGTAGGGAGGGTAGCTGCTGGTTTTAATGACCATATTACTCTTTGTGGCGTGTTGAAAGTAGTGATGAGGCGTGAATATTGAATAAAGAAGGCAATTGGACCAAATTGTTGAAAATTAAGCTTGTTTTAGGATTAGAGACTACGTTTGGGTTTTGGATAAACGGTAAGGTATTAGTAGAGTCAATTATTGCTTTGCTTTCATACTAGGAGAGTCTTGTTAGAATTTCTTTGTTTATAAAGCAATGTGGCTACACCTTATTTTGTTGTATTGGTTTATACAAACATTCCTATTTTCTCATATTATTGTTTGGAATGTTGTATTCATTATTAGTAATAATTGATGTTCATCTTTGAATTATAATATTTGACGTCCTAATTATTTTAGCAATGCTGAAAAGAATTTTAAGCAAATTAACTTCGAGGATATAATAAATTAAACTGGTGACAGTTTACATTTTGCATTGACGTGAATAGTTCACTATGCGCTGAGTAATGTATAAGaagaaactcaatttctacaagGAATTTTTACAGTAACTCTTTATAAAACAATCTAATAATACTAGAAAATGAGGAAGGATAGAAAGAATTTTAGATTTTGTTAGtgtgatttccaaatgaaataTCACTCCTATTTATAAGAATTTTATGTATTTTCATAGAGACATATTTCAATATGTATCTTTTCTGAATAATGACATATTTAGAgacatatttgaatagttataattctttttcaaaaattaagtgaTATGATTCTTGACCAATGACTAAAagatttaacttttaattaattacacCCATTCATTTATTGTTAttgtaacactataaatatttaaaatattcaaacaaatttttataattaaatatattgaATTTACAAAACTAATGGAAGAAAATAATTAATCGATTTTAAGATTTAAGATTAATCGTTTGGAATTTATCCCAAGTCAACTTAAATTTCAACTCTTATCTAATTgcgttaaaaaaaaaaacaaaagaaaaactcctatctaatttcaacaattaaaaaaactttaaattaaacttaaaattttaagattctaataatacaaaaattaaattgaaattttaaaagaatatattaaataaataatttataattaaataagaaataaatattttatagagaaaattttatatataaaaatgacATTTTGGTCAATCACTTTAATAGTTTTTGGAGTGATTAAAAGTTTAATTGATACACCTAAACCACAACTAAAAAGGATTGGAACCTTTTGCCAGTTGCTATTAGCTTTAACAATCTAATCTGATGGCATCCACCATTAATAATTGAATATTGCAGCAAAGACCATAACAATTGACTCCCAATTTTTGTTCATTTTATCTTGCTTTTTTCTTAGATCATCAAAGTCTTCATGGTGAAGGCTAACATTGGTTGAATCCAAGGAAGTGTAGGACAACTTGGCCTTTACCTATAACACTAAAAATTGTTTTAGTTTTAATGTAAATAAAAAGTTTTGTATGCATCATCTTATTATGgatattttattgatttataaatatatgaaaagaTAAAATACCTTCATAATCATATATTTCACTTTGCACCTAAAATGATCTTTTAGTAATTTTCTTCTTGAGCTAGGACTCGATTGATGGTTGACACCAGATCAGCAAAAGGCTTTAACACATAGTatagataaaaaaattaactaaaattttaaaagaatttagGATAAACTACACCATTTAGTCATTCAACTATAGGTAAGTTTTCGTTTTaatcacttaactaaaaaaattacaatttgatcACTAatgcttttaaatttttttgtcacTCAACTGTTAAGTCATACTTGTTTTAgttggtataataataattttagtccttagtttttatattttttcaacTTGACTcgcttatataaaattataaaaactcaaattatttataaaatagaaaatatatagaaaaattatagaaaaataaaatattgaatatGTTGTTTCATAAGTAAATTGTatgagaaataaagaaaataatcaTTCAATAACATccaataacaaattaaaataaaaaaacaaaaataaaagttaGATTATTAATTATATGTTTCCTAATATTTCTAAACTAAATTAGTAGTATTATCAAGTTGAGTTTCATGCCCTTGAAGAACATCTAGAactgatatttcaaatacttatGAAATTGACCTTGCCATATTTTTAGTTAAAAGAATagaaaatataccataatttttctttttcaaactcAATTCACAATTTCATTACATTTTTTTCAAAACCCAAATTGTAAAAAGAAATTATATTCAGAATTTTATCTTTTCTTATAATGTAAAAGCTATGTCAAGTAATTGAAGAGGTAAAAAGCATAGAACAAATATATTTGCTTAATATTTTTTCTATGTTTGTTTTATAATGAGTATTGAATATTTCAATATAGATAACATAGAGAATTTTGCAgggtttaaaataattttcctaattttctcactttatttatttttaaaatttttatttacttttattttttaattttataatattctaaaattttaaaatgatttcaaCTTTTACCATTTTATGTATTATCAAAATCAAATTGAAAGTATAAAATTAAagactaaaattattattaaatcaattcaaaatttcCACTTAACAGTTGAGtgacaaaaaaataattatttcaaaaacATTAGTGGtaaaattataactttttttaaTTGAGTGACTGAAACAAAAATTAGCAATAATTGGTGAAAATCCACAActcataaataagagaataatgcaTTTTAGTATACTTAAACCCACATATTTTTACATTGACAACAATACCCATACCAATGAAGCTAAGATTCCATGAtaactatatatattttttgttataCCTAATCCAAGTCATTTACTAGTATGTTAGACATTCTTATACCCTAGTTTCCCATACTTTcccatgatgatgatgatgatgatgatgatgttacAATTCAGCACCAAGATCACTGTAACAGTTGTTAGTATTGTCCAGAATGAATGGAAAGAACATTTCCATGGATTTTAGACCTCATATCTAATGGAAAGGACATTTCCATGGATTTTAGACCTCATATCTTCCAAATTTTAAGAGCAGATTAAAGGTTTTATTATCAAGTAGAAATGTCAGTATCAAATACCCAAAATGCCAGCTAATAATGGCagacagaaaagaaaaaaactaaaagaaaagatGGGATTTCTTACCACAGAAGTGAATGGCTCATAATTTTGCCTGTTTTTATCTTCACTTTCTTCCTTTTTTGGCTTTTGTACCCAcaacattctttcttcttcactaTTTTTATCAAGCATCCAGTCAAGGTAATTTTCTTTCATTTGCTTAATCCATGACATGCGTTTCTCTGCTTAATTCATGACTTTGCAATGATTGTTTGTGATTATCTGCTACTCTTGTAGCAGCTAGCTTTGTAAGAAGTCAACTTCACTGCTTCATTTTCAGTTCTATTCTCTCAACACTTTTCAGCCACTAAGTCAGGTAATAAGATCTGAAGCTATGATTTCCTCTACTGATTTTCAACAGTTTTAGATTTTAAGACAAGATGATCAGCAGACATAATCTACTATAGATTGAAATTAATACAGAAAGAGCTACCCAGAAGCAATATAATGTTGAAATCTCAACTGTTAACATTTTAACTCTTAATCTTCTGTAATGAACTGTTGCACACTTGAATCTAGCATTTTATATACATTGAGAGCTTAATTCTGGTGACCAGAATTTCATCATGTTTCTGTCTGCCACCCATCCATAGGTCCATCTAATAAACGCCATTGCTTGAAACTTGCATTCATGTTTTCTTTTTCATGCTTACACTGACATATCAATAGTTCATAAAATATCCAATACATTCACAGATTTTCATTCTCTGCTACTGTTATAAATGATTGCATTGCAGGGACATAGCAATGGAGTACGTAGAGCCTGTTGTTGGCATTGCAAATTGTCTCGGCACTCCTGTTTGTAAATATTTGCAATATCACAGAAAGCTGAACGATTATGTGAGAAACTTCAAGAGGATCAGAGATGAATTGAATTGCAAAATGTAAGATATAGAGCTGCAATTGAAAGCAGAGCTTCTTCGTCCTACAGGGAAGATACCAAAGGGAGTTGAAAATTGGTTGGAAGATGTGAAGGAAATGATTAGGGAAGCACAAGTTGTTGAAACCAAAGTCGAACGGAGATATCTCTGTCGTGCTTGCAACGGGAAGCTGGTTTATGAAAAGACTAGaaatgaaggaatttcttgataaagcTCCTAATGCCTCTGAAGCTCTTGCCATAGATGGTCCAAGTGGTGGGTTGTCGCTGCCAACATCGAACTAGTTGGAGAGGAAGCTATCGAAATGAGATTTGGGCATGTTTGATGCGAGGATGAGGTGAGCAAGATTGGAGTTTGGGGATGGGTGGGTAAAACCACTATCATGAAGCACATCCACAATGATCTTTTGAAAAGCAAAGATTCGAAAGGGTAACTGGATTACCGTATCAAAGGAGTTCAATGTAATGAAAGTACAAGATAATATTGCAAGTGCGTTGGAGTCGAAGGAATATTTAGACAAAGAAGAGGACAAGCTCGACGAGCGCAATCTTGTCGAAATTCGAAGAACGCAGAAAGCATGTTCTAATCCTAGATGATATGTGGGATAAAGTCTCTCTAGAGGAAGTTGGGATCCTCAAGCCAAGTGGCGGCAATGGCTGCAAGTTGGTGTTGACAACTGTTGAAGCATGTCGTAAGTATATGGGTTGTAAGGTGATAAAAGTGAAGCCCTTCGAAGAAGAGGCATTGATACTTTTTTTGAATAAAGTTGGACCTAACATAGTTCAAAGTCCAACTATAATGCCAACTCTGAAGCTTGTTGTCAAGGAATGTGCGGGTCTACCTCTTACAATTGTTGTGGTAGCTGGTACCATGAAAGGAGAATATAACCCTCGTATTTGGAAAAATGCACTCAAAGATTTGAAAGAGAGAATAGGGAAAGTGGAAGGAGTGGAAGCTGAGGTAATCGAGCGCTTGAAATTTAGTTTCGATCACTTGAAAGATGAGAAAGTAAAAGATTGCTTCTTGTATTGTGCATTATACCCTGAAGATTTTGAAATTCGTAAGGTTGAACTAATCGAGTGTTGGATTGATGAGATATTCATAGACGAGATGGATACAAGACAACAAATGGAAGATAAAGGCCTTACTATTTTGAAAAGGTTGGAAGATAACTGCTTGTTGGAAAATATTACCACTAAATTTGGTTTACCTGGTATAAAGATGCATGATGCAGTGAGAGACATGGCATTGTCGATCACAAGAATGTATCCACAATATATGATACAAGCAGGTTTGCAATTAGAAGAGTTACCAGAAAAGGAGCAATGGAGTTCGGAAATTGAGAAAGTGTCAATTATGTGTAACTCCATATCAGAAATTTCCATAGATGTGCTACCTACAAAATGCCAACTGCTCACAACCTTGTTATTGCAGAACAACCCTATAAAGAatatctcaatttctttttcacaaacatgCTTTGTCTTAGTGTTCTCAATTTGTCCTCTACGAAGATCAAGAGTTTACCAAATTCCATCTCTGAACTAAAAAACCTCACAACATTGTTGCTTTGTGGCTGTGAAGAATTAAGAGATCTACCATGTCTTTCGATGCTTCAAGAATTGAAGAAGTTGGGTCTTCGTTGGACTAAAATTGAGGAAGTACAGAAGGCATGGATATGCGATGATAAAGCTAAGATATCTTGATCTTAAAGTGTGGACTCTGAAAGAGATACCCACCTGGACTTTACCAAAACTCGTTCACCTTCAAAGACTTGAGTTTTTATGTGAGAAATGAAAAACAAGTCTAAAAGGCAGGAGATGGAACCATTGAAGAAGTTGGAGGCTGGACCGGACGTTTCGAAGACATCAATGAATTCAATAAGTTCACCTCCTCAATGCAACAAAGTAAGAAAAATCTCATCAAGTACTATTTACAGGTGGGCTCATATAATGTGGGTTGTGGAAGGGATAAAGCAGTAACAATTGGAGGAGTCCAGAATTGGGAAGGTAAATTAATTATGCACCCAATTGAAATTCAATAGTTGAATATTTTAAAGTGCGACTATTTGAGAAGCTTAGTCGATGATAATTCTTCCTTCAAAATTGCGATTGACTTGAGGGTTTGTAGGATTTATGAGTGTGAAGGGATAGAGTGTGTTGTTTCCTTGTCCTCTTTTGCCCCTTCTTCCGCTCATCCATTTCAGAGCCTCGAGGTGTTGTATCTTCGTGATCTGCCAAAGTTGAGTGCCCTTATTATCAAAGATGAAGTAATTGGTTCAGCAACAACATCAACATCGGCTCCGTCTGCCACCTTTTCCCATCTTAATCAAATTTATGTATACAGATGCTCAACTATGAAGACGTTGCTTCCACATTGGTTGCTTCCAAACCTCCAACACCTGGAAGAAATTTGGGTGCAAGAATGTGATGAGTTAGTAGAAATATTGGGAGCAGCAATATCAGAAGTTGAAGAAAAAGGGGGTGATGCATTAATCAAATTCCATCTTCCCAAATTGAGAGTTTTGAAATTGTTTGGATTACCAAATTTGAAGAGCATTTGCAGCAAAAGTGGAGTGATGGTTTGTGATTCTCTCTAGGATATCAATGCTTATAATTGTGATGAACTGAAGAGAATTCCTCCATTTGTTCCCCTTGTTGGCAATGGGCAGCCATTTGCATATGCTCCACCTTCTCTTACCATCTTCTCAAGCATAGAATGGTGGGAATTGTTGGAGTGGGATGACCATCCAAACTTTAACAAATGCTCTTCGCTTCAACCCTTTGGAGGATAAGAGGTATGAACCATTTATGGTTTTGTTAATTTTTCTTATTTGATAAACCTAATTTCTccatattaataaaatttgaagTATATAAAAGGAATGATGGAAGGAAGAGGTTAAGAGCATGGAGATTGAGAGGCAAAGGTAAATAAGAAATTAAACTGCCTCCACTCTTTAAACATTTTCCCTCTTTTACCATTCCTTCTATTGTGTTATTCttcactaatatatatatatatgtacttcCTAAAATAACCTTCTGAAttttcatatttataattataatgttaagttataaacttattttgatattatgatattgtagcaccccaaacccgcctgAAGTTATGGCTTGATctcgcatgccacatcaaaacgtaaaaaatttccattctaagtccaaaaatcgtacttgatgttcaaaagattaattcattaagggttaaagtgaatggaaggctgcatcgtaggaaaccgaaaagaggtggtgagtccatcggatctgCTTATACCAAGCTCcattcggatccaatcctgacatgcataccgccattgccacaccttaacgtcatggatatttctagaaaccgatttgattaagtcattttaggaaaagtaattaattttggaaaatactttcattgcggaagctttgcttgttgtcgtgttatttcaaatcaactgttgtttttgaaaacgcgccttaaagctatccaatttcaacaattaaaataagtattgcctatcttagtaatacatattaaaaaaccatcaaaataaataagcggccttattacatttaaaacccaaaacttcaaacgtaaataaaaggatgtccagttcacggaagaaaatcaaactttcgaatagGTGGCCActtgaattccctcacgactccaagcccactatggttggggattactgcgtggatgaaaataaaagtggtgagtttgggaaactcggtgtgtaaatgaacccaaccatagcctatatcagcttaaaccacgaaatagaataagttggccttagccggcgaattcaaaataaagcccataggcccataatgtaacgtaacatatattacatgtttatgcgtaaacccaaccatatccaacaaGTATACACCCTTGTACCAACCTTACatcgtgtggggagacaactcgacccacccaaccgctctacaccacgtaatttgcagcatggctgccgaATGTATAATGTGATgagagtcaccagatatgataattgtggcgagccacggaatagatatatgtggcgagccaccgatcgagatatttgtggcgagccaccagatcgatatttgtggcatagccaccgaacgcttcctctataatataacccatgtccccatgcaacagatatataatcatggcatacatcatacgtaatcgatcgtcatgcttttcggtcaaaattaacctaggggtataacggtaattttacacctaggggtatatgATAAttttcatacataggggtattatagtaatttagctacttttagtgttttcatgcatatcctaactatttacgtactatcgtaacacttatcacaagatacttacgaattgggctggttggcccatgaacccatctttggcccattaagcccaaattatcaaaaagtACAGAAATCGCAGCATCTGcgctttattactttagattaccaaatatacaaacccaactatcttacgagcattcgacactcaagaaattcccaaaataccgaattttcggcatttcgcttcgcttttgccaatctagtctatgagagggtgtgtTACACACTGCTTGACGATATATTGTGAGATccacacgaacgcctacaattggattactaacacgttaatctaactattcaaatatgaactacgattaaccccttacaatattcgccaaccacactacgagatcatagtaagcttataagaaatcaataagcaactcattaacaaatttttgtcaatgtttaccacataatcataatttcactgcaagctgtcttcctgagcaacagtcactaaatcatttataactggagctacgaaactccaaatcaagttccgttaattttccctgaaaatagactcatatatcttctatccataaaattttcagaatttttggtatggccaatcagtaccatatttttcttaaagtttcccatgtttcactgtttgactaatctgaccactctttattacaaatcaaatttctcattgtacagaattcaaaatatgttcttgtttatttcatttgaaactagactcaataagctttaattacacaatttattcagcttctaattcatctcccacaatttatggtgattttccaaagtcacgttactgctgctgtcccaagcagatttatcaccaaatcacactttcacacctaacttgcatgcttgttatttaaacatgtatatcaccaatcaatcatcacatatctatgattttacttaagtataatctccatttcatcattttaaagcacaacatgttagccgatttttccccttagcatctaaggcacatgcatgctcatttgtttagctcaacttcacctatcttccatttttcatcaaaagaacatgaaacaacaaccatttccttcattttaattcatgactaaatgctcacaacacaactaaaaatcaaaatatacttcaagagttaaggtagaatcaagaagaactcatgaacctcaaaatagaagcaaggtaccaagaacttaccttcaattttcctcctcctaatgaccaaatactcaagagctttctcctctcctttctcttctctaactttcagctatgatgaacaaagatggacaaaattttgttcttttcacccctttttcttttaataaaacttcatatttcatccatttaattctttaatacaaaagacatgatattcttatcatgaaacatttacctaacccattatcatgaaacattacctaacctattatcatgaaacatttacctaacccattatcatggaacatttacctaacctattatcaatttgtatcaatttgtaccataaattatggatatcaagtgtacattttgtctacaacaacatgatggttggccacttcatgtaaatgggaggtttgtcatgcaaatcctcctattttgcactcctatttatttggccactctaatttagcctatatcatttccaaacattttcacataggtcctatttcataatttcacccctttttcttatggaacaaaaattaactaaaattttcgggttctatcttaagtttgggctttcaggctcactaacataattaaacctatgccaacattcacagattcCGAAAATTGGGGGttataactctaccctccttaaagaaatttcgtcctctaaatttacctaatccaaacagatgagggtattgctgttgcatcgtctcttctggctcccaaactcagaagtttccccttccttaacttgttgaaaacgagcgaccaaagactcatcgttcaattgtttttccttaatctgatccaaccaaagttggcctcacttgcaactcaccaacaaACTTCTATCATCATAttgactcaaacgagcaaacattgctctcggatcgatctgactctacaacttagagcatcggctaccacattagccttgcttggatgatactcgatcgaagtagtcataatccttaagcaactcaatccatctcctttgcctaaggttcagctccttctgagtcaacaaatacttaagactcttacagtgggtgtatataatacacctttctctatacaagtaatgtctccaaatcttaagtgcaaatatcactactaccaactctaaatcatgagtcaaatagtttccctcatgaggcttaagctattgtgatgcatatgcaaccaccttatgCTTTTGCATTAatacgcagcccaaacccacgtgtgatgcgtcactgtacacagtaaaatcattcccagactccggctgaattaacacaagtgcttcagtcagagctttcttcaacttttcaaaagcttcctgctgtttcttagtccatacaaacggtaccactttccttatgtgttttgtcaaaggtgctgccatcacagaaaaaccttccataaaccttctgtagtattCTGCCAGTcttagaaaactccgtatttctgacactgacctaggcggcttccactccaaaatcgcttcaattttcctagggtccactttaatcccctcagcagagaccacatgttctaagaaagttacctccctcaaccaaaattcacacttgctgaacttcacaaagagttccttctcccttaatacttacaagactatacgagatgctcatcatgtttcgctttagtttcagaatataccgtgatatcgtcaataaagacgactacgaaccgatctaaaatggttggaacacgcgattcatcagatccataaatctGCAAGAGCGTTTGTCGATCAAATGGCATAACcgtaaactcgtaatgaccataccgagtcacgAATCTTGTCTTAtggatatccacttcctttacccttaagcGATGGTATccggatcgaaggtcaatcttggaaaatataagctcctctaagttggtcaaataaatcatcaatccttggcggtggatacttatttttaattgtcgGTTTGTTtaatggcgataatcaatgcacatccgtattgtaccatccttcttcttcacgaatagcacggtgctccccatggagacacgcttggcctaataaagcccctatccaacaactcttgaatttgagcatttaactctactaattccttgattgccatcctatacggtgcgatagacacaagCGCCATTCCgagcaacaagtctattccaaactcaacttctcgattgaGTCAATCCCAgaagctcctccgaaaaacatcttggaactcctttacggtcctaaccttatccacccggtccctcctcttccgatcgacttacaaataccaattaggcctcacaaccttttgaatccacttttcggctcttaatgccgacaccacattggacaaataatcccttctctcacctatcaccataacctcctcatcctttgtagttcttaacaccattcgtttagcggaCAATCCgtagtcgccttatgcttaacaagccaatccattcccgaaATAAGGTCAAACTCTCGacagtaactccatcgatctccagaaaatcttaccttgagtttctaagggtacatccttatcagatttgtctaccctaaccgaaagtgacccaagggacttagtacagatacccactcacaatctcctcgtgagcagtccaagttgtccataatccgttcatggcctccaaccaatattccgccacattcgggctataccgacacgctcttaaagatctccgttccgttagtcccAAGTCATTGAAATAGATCCCCAATTTCGTTGCGAACTTGCTCGCAACTCTTTCCGAACACGGCATTGCTTGTGACAGTGGCATCATCCTCGGCGGccctatcatacggcccattctcatccggtGGTGGTGGTCGTGCTTGAGTACTACttgcctcgaccacggcctcttcccagTAGCTCTCGTACTATATCggtttatcttgattacgaattttatgcatcaattcaatattcggTGTTTATTActggatgttttatgaatcgacaagtaattcaaagtttgttttcagaatcgaagtctagctactgatttgatctcttatcgattttccgaTGGTTTCAAAataatcctatctagagtatcctagtaggcTTTGATCTGATGCAGATAATTGAGAAAATATTCGgaagagttcgagtaatacttacgagacttggtaggagattgaatgccaccttctaaagatctaaattttaaaaatcgagtttttgcattctttataaaattttgttttcaaaaatatttgttttgtaaacccattccacaccgagttgttgcaaccta
Protein-coding regions in this window:
- the LOC108451549 gene encoding disease resistance protein At4g27190-like — its product is MWDKVSLEEVGILKPSGGNGCKLVLTTVEACRKYMGCKVIKVKPFEEEALILFLNKVGPNIVQSPTIMPTLKLVVKECAGLPLTIVVVAGTMKGEYNPRIWKNALKDLKERIGKVEGVEAEVIERLKFSFDHLKDEKVKDCFLYCALYPEDFEIRKVELIECWIDEIFIDEMDTRQQMEDKGLTILKRLEDNCLLENITTKFGLPGIKMHDAVRDMALSITRMYPQYMIQAGDGTIEEVGGWTGRFEDINEFNKFTSSMQQSKKNLIKYYLQVGSYNVGCGRDKAVTIGGVQNWEGIECVVSLSSFAPSSAHPFQSLEVLYLRDLPKLSALIIKDEVIGSATTSTSAPSATFSHLNQIYVYRCSTMKTLLPHWLLPNLQHLEEIWVQECDELVEILGAAISEVEEKGGDALIKFHLPKLRVLKLFGLPNLKSICSKSGVMRIPPFVPLVGNGQPFAYAPPSLTIFSSIEWWELLEWDDHPNFNKCSSLQPFGG